Proteins encoded by one window of Channa argus isolate prfri chromosome 13, Channa argus male v1.0, whole genome shotgun sequence:
- the LOC137140105 gene encoding LOW QUALITY PROTEIN: transcription factor-like 5 protein (The sequence of the model RefSeq protein was modified relative to this genomic sequence to represent the inferred CDS: substituted 1 base at 1 genomic stop codon) has translation MPTFSSAHKTTNVSPSSREHVCDSVGLTLSQSEGLTHDQMHTMGNELGVMEMTEVEYTHLQQLIQAHMEAQFGSPEGADVRPHPATAMAKDATGSTGISPFTSTQAIDLTTSTDEHCLVMPGEKTPASYGEVPGHVLAKIRGEDSPNSNRGTSSQKRSKSAARVCLEKRFSSMAAESTRPQDIQSTVLNNFLTILQQSAEAQEAVIHPQMQKWMKTNRANPFEVSSPYVGAVFTPVSSMCGQMIGHIPQIIEPSKHQGSIIPKSFSFNFHPERIATKAHYISSSSQVEEQQFVNIQSEVVTPAAYREHDHACISQPSNAGKVSTKTAGEARKCPRKKAQPCASLNQRRERHNSKERERRXVCRLSKKKIRLCCDELNMLVPFCDSVTDKVTTLQWTTAYLRYINKMYGDTFKEGFQKSLTDKKGLIFKPSTSSGPDTQELDETLSISFVNEQ, from the exons ATGCCAACCTTTTCCTCAGCTCATAAAACTACCAATGTGTCACCTTCATCCAGAGAACACGTGTGTGATTCTGTGGGGCTGACTTTGAGCCAAAGTGAAGGTTTGACACATGATCAGATGCACACGATGGGCAATGAGCTTGGTGTGATGGAAATGACAGAGGTTGAatacacacacctacagcaaCTCATTCAAGCGCACATGGAGGCGCAGTTTGGGTCTCCAGAGGGAGCAGATGTCAGACCTCACCCCGCTACAGCCATGGCTAAAGATGCCACTGGATCCACAGGGATTTCTCCTTTCACAAGCACTCAAGCTATTGACCTGACAACCTCCACTGATGAACACTGTCTGGTGATGCCAGGAGAAAAGACGCCAGCTTCTTATGGAGAAGTCCCAGGCCATGTCCTTGCCAAAATCAGAGGCGAAGACAGCCCCAACTCCAACAGGGGCACATCCTCACAAAAGCGATCCAAGTCAGCTGCAAGAGTTTGCTTGGAGAAAAGGTTTAGCTCCATGGCTGCTGAAAGCACAAGACCACAAGATATTCAGTCAACAGTTCTCAACAA TTTTTTGACAATCCTTCAGCAGTCTGCAGAAGCTCAAGAGGCAGTCATACATCCTCAAATGCAGAAATGGATGAAAACCAACAGAGCAAATCCTTTTGAGGTTTCCAGCCCCTATGTAGGAGCCGTCTTTACCCCGGTCAGCAGCATGTGTGGTCAA ATGATTGGGCATATTCCTCAAATCATTGAACCTAGCAAACACCAGGGTTCAATCATTCCCAagagtttttcatttaattttcatccGGAGAGGATTGCTACAAAAGCTCACTACATCAGTAGCAGCAGTCAAGTTGAAGAGCAGCAGTTTGTGAACATACAAA GTGAGGTGGTGACACCTGCTGCTTACAGGGAGCACGACCATGCCTGCATATCACAACCCTCCAATGCAGGTAAAGtttcaacaaaaacagctgGAGAAGCAAGAAAATGCCCCAGAAAAAAAGCTCAACCTTGTGCGTCACTTAACCAGCGTAGGGAGAGACATAACAGTAAGGAGAGGGAACGTAGGTGAGTA TGCAGATTATCGAA GAAGAAGATTCGTCTATGTTGTGATGAGCTGAACATGTTGGTGCCATTCTGTGACTCAGTCACAGACAAAGTCACCACCTTGCAGTGGACCACGGCCTACCTCAGATACATCAACAAAATGTATGGAGACACCTTCAAAGag GGGTTTCAGAAGTCACTCACAGATAAGAAAGGACTGATTTTTAAACCCAGCACTTCTTCAGGTCCGGACACCCAGGAGTTGGACGAGACATTGAGCATCTCTTTTGTGAATGAACAATGA